In Nocardia sp. NBC_01327, the genomic stretch CGAGTACACGTGGTGCCGCGGGTTGCCGCGGATCTCCCAGATGCCGTGGTCGGGTTCGCGCCAGCGCCGCTGCACGGCCGAGACCATGGCGTGCACCAGATCCCAATCCGCGTCCGGCAGCGCCTTTTTCGGGTCGTTGATGCCCTTGCGCTCGCGCGCGTGGGCGAGCTGCGAGATGAGGTCCACGATGGGCCCGAACACATCGAGCTGGACCTGCATATTCGCCGCGTTGCCGACCCGCACCGGCCGCGATCCGGCATAGCCGGGCAGCTGGTCGATGACGGCCTCGGGCGGCAGCGTCTCGCCGTAGAGCGTGTACAGCGGGTGCAGCCGCTCGGGTCCGGGCAGCGTTTCCAGCACCCGGTGCACCCAGTCGAGCAGCTCCTCGGCCTCACCGACCGAGCCCAGCGATACCAGCGCGGCGGCGGTGAGCGAGGCGTCGCGCAGCCAGCAGTAGCGGTAGTCCCAGTTGCGCACGCCGCCGATGTCTTCCGGCAGCGAGGTGGTGGCGGCGGCCAGGATGGAACCCGACGGCTGGTGCACCAGCCCGCGCAGGGTGAGCGCGGACCGCTTCATGAGATCGGGCTTGAGCGGCGGAAGCTCCAGTGTGGCAGCCCAATCCGACCAATACCGCTCGGCTTCCCTGCGGCGATCGATCTCGGAGGTCATGCACGGTGCGAGATCGGAGGTGCCGCAGCGCATTTCCAGTACGACCGGTCCCTGGCGCGGGTCCACGGTGGCGCGGGCGGTGTGGTGATTGCCCTCGTCGATGATCTCCCAGTCCACGCCCGGGGAGCGCAGTACGAGTGGATCATTGGTGCCCTGCACCCGCAGTCCGGCGGGATCGCGCACGATGCGCACCGGCACCTGCCCGAATTCCGGTCGCGGTGCGAAGGTGATGACGGCCTTGGTATCGCCGGTGATGACGCGGGTGAGGTCGGTGCGCTCGGGCACCACGTCATGCGGCAGATAATCGACGACCTGCAAACTGGCCCACCGGGTTTCGACGGTCATGGTGCCGTCTTTGTAGCGCTGGGACAGGGGCAGTCCGGCGCGCTCCGGATGGATGGCGAAGTGGCCCGCGCCCGCCCCGCCGAGCAGGTGCGCGAACACCGCCGCCGAATCCGGTTCCGGGTGGCACAGCCAGGTGATGGTGCCGTCGGGGGTGACCAGGGCCTTGGATCGCGGGCTGGCCAGCATGGTCAGCCGCTCGATGCGGGGCGCCGAGGCGCCCGCCAGCCAGGTGCGGCGTTCCTCCAGGATGAAGGCCAGCGCCTTGGACACGTCCTCGGTGCTGTCCACCCGGAATTTGGCGAGGCTCTCGCCGGGGCCGACCTTGATGCCGACATCGGGCCCGGACAGGCGGGTGAACGCCTTCTCATCGGTGACGTCGTCGCCGATGAAGACCGCGGCGGAGGCGCCCTGCTGATGCCGGACGATATCCAGCGCGGCGCCCTTATCGGTTTCGACGACCGCGAGCTCGATGACTTCCTTGCCCTCGGTGGTCTGCACGCCGACCCAGCTGGCCGGACCCTGACGCACCTGAACCACTGCGCGACGGCCGATTTCGGGGCTGGCATTGCGGACGTGCAGGGCAACGCTGGCCGGTTTGATCTCGACGGTCGCGCCGGGATTGTCCTGCGCGATCTGGGTCAGCGTCGACTGCACTTCCTGCAGTAGCTGTTTGGCGTCATTGTCGATGGCATGCACGAAGCCGACGTCGAATTCGGAACCGTGGCTGCCGATCAGCTGCACCTCGACGGGTAAACGGGACAGTGCCGCGAGATCACGCAGGGCACGCCCGGAGATCACTGCGGCGGTGGTACCGGTGAGTCCGGCGAGTGCGCGCAGCGCATTCACCGACTCCCTATGGGGATAGGCCTTCGCGGGGTCGTCGACGATGGGCGCGATCGTCCCGTCGTAGTCCGAAGCGACCAGCAGCCGTGGCACTCGGGCGACAGCCGCCAACGCACGGCGAAGTTCCAGTGGCAAATCCTGTGCGCTCACGCATCCAAC encodes the following:
- the otsB gene encoding trehalose-phosphatase; the encoded protein is MSAQDLPLELRRALAAVARVPRLLVASDYDGTIAPIVDDPAKAYPHRESVNALRALAGLTGTTAAVISGRALRDLAALSRLPVEVQLIGSHGSEFDVGFVHAIDNDAKQLLQEVQSTLTQIAQDNPGATVEIKPASVALHVRNASPEIGRRAVVQVRQGPASWVGVQTTEGKEVIELAVVETDKGAALDIVRHQQGASAAVFIGDDVTDEKAFTRLSGPDVGIKVGPGESLAKFRVDSTEDVSKALAFILEERRTWLAGASAPRIERLTMLASPRSKALVTPDGTITWLCHPEPDSAAVFAHLLGGAGAGHFAIHPERAGLPLSQRYKDGTMTVETRWASLQVVDYLPHDVVPERTDLTRVITGDTKAVITFAPRPEFGQVPVRIVRDPAGLRVQGTNDPLVLRSPGVDWEIIDEGNHHTARATVDPRQGPVVLEMRCGTSDLAPCMTSEIDRRREAERYWSDWAATLELPPLKPDLMKRSALTLRGLVHQPSGSILAAATTSLPEDIGGVRNWDYRYCWLRDASLTAAALVSLGSVGEAEELLDWVHRVLETLPGPERLHPLYTLYGETLPPEAVIDQLPGYAGSRPVRVGNAANMQVQLDVFGPIVDLISQLAHARERKGINDPKKALPDADWDLVHAMVSAVQRRWREPDHGIWEIRGNPRHHVYSKVMGWLTADRAITLARQFGRTADPEWEKLRDTIADEVKAEGWNDEVQSYTAAYEGTDLDAATLHIGLSGLIDPSDPRFAATVVATEAELRSGSTVYRYHHDDGLPGGEGGFHLCAAWLVEAYLLIGKREDAEALFAQLVDVAGPTGLLSEEYDPVAERSLGNHPQAYSHLGLLRCAQLLSQPVAALT